A part of Limihaloglobus sulfuriphilus genomic DNA contains:
- a CDS encoding sialate O-acetylesterase → MKRFTFVFTLLIFASLAAAEIRLPAIFGDNMVLQRQDKVAVWGWANPGEKVKVSPSWGWFGFYSQKTSADENGRWKVYIKTGKAKGPQKLTIKGEQNTVELSNILLGEVWLCSGQSNMAWTLGAFENTEQDIAAADFPQMRLFTVQREISRQPLDDCSGKWEPCSPKTAAAFSAVAYYFGRTLHNELDVPVGLINSSWGGTVAEAWTSRDALAEGGFESIFDRQREHEENFEKTYEQYLKNLENWRAQAEKAKEEGKPEPPKPGEPKDFHANSPSALYNAMINPLVPFTFKGTIWYQGESNRTRAFEYKSLFPTLIQNWRNVFDYKKMPFYFVQLASYRYGSGDQPLYLAELREAQLLTLKGVPNTGMAVTTDISDIKNIHPHQKEQVGKRLALWALAKDYGKRVQYSGPIYDEMEVENGRIRIHFRHTADGLAAKDGPLEWFEIAGLDGEFVEANAVIDDDTVIVSSPDVPEPAHVRFGYHELAEPNLFNSAGLPASPFRTDSLPWLTEPK, encoded by the coding sequence ATGAAGAGATTTACGTTTGTTTTTACATTGTTAATATTTGCATCTTTAGCGGCCGCGGAAATTCGTTTGCCGGCTATCTTCGGTGATAACATGGTCTTACAGCGCCAAGACAAGGTCGCCGTCTGGGGTTGGGCAAATCCCGGCGAAAAAGTTAAGGTCTCACCGTCGTGGGGCTGGTTCGGCTTCTATTCACAAAAAACATCAGCCGATGAGAACGGCCGCTGGAAGGTATATATCAAGACCGGCAAGGCAAAGGGGCCCCAGAAACTTACAATAAAAGGCGAGCAAAATACCGTTGAGCTCTCCAATATTCTTCTCGGAGAGGTCTGGCTCTGCTCTGGCCAGTCAAACATGGCATGGACTCTTGGTGCGTTCGAAAATACAGAACAGGACATAGCCGCGGCGGATTTTCCCCAGATGCGCCTTTTTACCGTGCAAAGGGAAATCTCGCGGCAGCCGCTGGATGACTGCAGCGGGAAGTGGGAGCCGTGTTCACCCAAGACTGCGGCGGCTTTTTCTGCTGTGGCTTATTATTTCGGCCGTACGCTGCATAACGAGCTTGATGTGCCGGTTGGCCTTATCAACAGCTCCTGGGGCGGTACTGTTGCCGAAGCGTGGACCAGCCGCGATGCACTGGCAGAAGGTGGGTTTGAGTCTATATTTGACCGCCAGAGAGAGCATGAAGAAAATTTCGAAAAAACTTACGAGCAATACCTCAAGAACCTGGAGAACTGGAGAGCCCAGGCCGAAAAAGCCAAAGAAGAAGGTAAGCCCGAACCTCCTAAGCCCGGTGAGCCAAAAGACTTCCATGCAAACAGCCCCAGTGCTCTCTACAATGCAATGATCAATCCGCTGGTACCTTTCACATTCAAGGGAACTATCTGGTATCAGGGAGAATCGAACCGCACCAGGGCGTTTGAGTATAAGAGCCTTTTCCCGACGCTTATCCAAAACTGGCGGAATGTGTTTGACTATAAAAAGATGCCGTTCTATTTTGTTCAGCTGGCATCTTACCGTTACGGAAGCGGAGATCAGCCGCTTTATCTCGCCGAACTTCGCGAGGCACAGCTGCTGACCCTGAAGGGTGTGCCCAATACAGGAATGGCGGTAACTACCGATATTAGCGATATTAAAAATATTCACCCCCATCAGAAAGAGCAGGTTGGAAAACGTCTGGCACTGTGGGCACTTGCAAAGGATTACGGCAAAAGAGTACAGTATTCCGGCCCGATATACGACGAAATGGAGGTCGAAAACGGGCGGATAAGGATACATTTCCGCCACACTGCCGATGGGTTGGCTGCCAAAGACGGGCCTCTTGAGTGGTTTGAAATCGCAGGTCTTGACGGAGAATTTGTAGAGGCAAACGCCGTTATCGACGATGATACCGTAATCGTCTCAAGCCCTGATGTACCCGAACCGGCGCATGTGCGTTTCGGATACCATGAGCTGGCAGAGCCGAACCTCTTTAACTCGGCAGGCCTGCCGGCGTCGCCTTTCCGGACAGACTCGCTGCCCTGGCTGACAGAACCTAAATAA
- a CDS encoding glycoside hydrolase family 94 protein — MITKSNMSNFSFRWKNWKDGRAASGWDPNELPLRAELFTSEQLTLHAKTIAETHDVAVSRGPNNLLARLDQNEETLRDFNLSSLELTPEKHITPAAEWLLDNFYLIEEQIQMARRHLPRGYNRGLPRLTKGHSEGLPRVYDIVLEFISHVDAQIDAETLESFIAAYQEIAPLKLGELWAIPIMLRLGLIENLKRITNRLMIARKDSELANMWVDRLQNMEQKNPSHFVVVVADMAKTDIPLSSSFVAEFCKRLSRHSPTMLLARNWLEQRLGEQGLSIEQLIHLDTQNQAADQVSVSHSIASFRALISMDWKQFVEDLSKTEQILRTDPANIYHKMDFSTRDRYRHSVEFFANHTRFSEIEVSRAAVKLAAHNAERKGPDDRTAHVGYYLIDKGQALLGHKLKLRWPLRTLVQRTIKRFPLTYYAGGIGLLTLLGSIWFARQAQELGVHQWELVFFTLTFVLCVSQLAVSTINWLSTIILEPATLPRLDYKSGIEADCRTMVVVPTMLTSADGIDKLLENMEIHYLANRDDNLHFALLTDLKDAPEEVMPDDQYLIQMAEDGVNTLNRKYPCKTKNRFFLFHRPRRWNPGEGVWMGYERKRGKLEDLNNLLRGGRTDGFSVIAGNIDTLPKIKYVITLDTDTQLPRDAARLLVGTMAHPLNLPRFDSEKGIVTEGYGIMQPRVGVSLPTARTSWFVRLNAVDVGIDPYTLAVSDVYQDVFNDASFIGKGIYDVDAFQRAMAGRFPENIILSHDLLESCHARCALVTDVELYEEFPSRFNVDAGRRHRWIRGDWQIARWLLPKVKGGGSQKIKNPLSGLSQWKIFDNLRRSLVPVAFMILMLGHWLIIPEVSGLGPLLVIGIIILPGLLSALADFLRKPKELPWTIHVRTVAGSFVRQLCQVILILVFLPYEALLSLDAIIRTIFRLTVTHKNLLQWQVSSELERKDSLSLRGFYVRMWIEPVIAAAMGLFLTFIQPSWLYTALPLFLLWTAAPLIAWWISRPIKTHKPELSAEQFMFLRKISRQTWSFFETFVTEKENWLPPDNFQEVPKPTIAHRTSPTNMGLALLANLAARDFGYVSMDNMIQRTRNTLNTMTRLKRYWGHFYNWYDTKTLRPLLPRYISSVDSGNLAGHLLTLASGLRLTADENVFSSVIIEGLRDSVFILVELDPDNDDLKKLDERLSQTPSSLAEIYELVQTAENMADGIKASNDIDQAHQEEFNTWIETLRQNCRMHLDEMLVLAPWLDMPSDVLCIEKPHIQNGSDHEQTDGPASDSAVSRLVQNLDRLNQGFSLRDAAGFGQNLCALIDDALGEIRQDQSKPGRCRNSLTELAASVRKTAKEAAEYMQILETLALSADQLGMMDFSFLFEPSKDLFATGFDVNELRRDTSYYDLLASEARLCSYITIAMGQVPQEHWFSLGRVMTASRGRPILVSWSGSMFEYLMPLLVMPNYEDTLLDNTCKAAVEQHIKYGRLRGVPWGISESGYNSNDVHLNYQYRAFGVPGLGLKRGLAEDLVIAPYATVMALMVAPQQACQNLQRLQAEGRCGLYGLYEAVDYTPSRLPPDETSVTIRSFMAHHQGMSFLSLLSVLRDAPMQRRFMASALLKANDLLLQERIPKTAVSVFAKDLRNEETRTLSVNAEAAMRVFKNPNPPIPEVHLLSNGRYNVVVSSAGGGYSRWNDLAVTRWKEDSTRDCWGTFVYLRDLESGEFWSTAYQPTVCEVKNYEAIFMQARAEFRQHLPGLEVHTELSVSPEDDVELRRITITNRAPSPRDIELTSYAEVVLALPEDDAAHPAFSNLFVQTEFEKDSSAVLCTRRARSEEETPPWLLHMMVGHGVDMRDICCETDRSKFVGRGRNLASPAAMTSKGPLSNTCGSVLDPIVSLRGTVTVPPHGKVTVSVISGVTATRQEAIGHIQKYQSPRMTDRAFDLAWTHSQVTLHQLSATEAEAQIYGRLASALIYTDPARRAAASILRRNRKGQSGLWTYGISGDCPIVLLFISDTSNTDIIRQLIQAHSYWRIKGLTVELVIINQDITDYRQSLKEQITSLIASGTESHTIDKPGGIFVRQLEHIPNEDMLLLQSAARIVLSDEKGTLVEQLKHRSVLDSTVPEMIPTRPAAVDSSEPLLERELIFNNGFGGFTPDGSEYVITVKPGRMTPAPWVNVIAGPAFGTVVSESGSAYTWVENSHEFRLTTWSNDPVQDTAGEALYIRDQHTGQFWSPTPLPAGGSTPYVIRHGFGYTVFEHTENGIESELWIYVAIDAPVKFSVLKLRNVSDRPRRISVNGYWEWVLGDLRENNLLHVQTEVDLKTGALLARNFYNTEFRERIAFVDVQNSTRTVTGDRKEFIGRNGNLANPASLKRDRLSNKTGAGMDPCGAVQVAFDLPVGQVKETCFRLGVGRSKSDVRELINRFRRTGSYANALDNVRDYWSRTLGAVNVDTPDPAVNVLANGWLMYQTISSRIWGRTGFYQSGGAFGFRDQLQDVMAAIHAAPELTRSHLLRAAAHQFRNGDVQHWWHPPAGRGVRTHFSDDYLWLPYATCRYVACVADTGVLDEKVHFLEGRLLNPKEEAYYDLPSRSDDAETLYSHCVRAIEYGLKFGEHGLPLIGCGDWNDGMNLVGHQGRGESVWLAFFLYDVLIQFSQLALSRHDNSFAHRCISQAAQLKENIERHGWDGQWYRRAYFDNGSPLGSHSNPECQIDSIPQSWSVISGYGETLRSEQAMKSVEKRLVKRDTKIIQLFDPPFDKSDLNPGYIKGYMPGVRENGGQYTHAAVWSTMAFAMLGKNELAWELFNMINPVNHGSTPQSIATYKVEPYVVAADVYGVAPHEGRGGWTWYTGSAGWMYRLIVETLLGLNLEVDKLRLEPRMPKTWDSFKIHYRYRQTVYHIEIARIPQGSADTDKLSVDGIEMPDMVIPLKDDRVDHHVSMKIRSSE, encoded by the coding sequence ATGATTACTAAAAGCAACATGAGCAATTTCTCTTTCCGCTGGAAAAACTGGAAGGACGGCAGGGCGGCCTCTGGCTGGGACCCCAACGAGCTGCCTTTGCGTGCTGAGCTGTTCACCTCTGAGCAGTTAACCCTTCATGCCAAAACCATTGCCGAAACTCATGATGTGGCTGTCAGCCGCGGGCCTAACAATCTTCTGGCACGGCTTGATCAGAACGAGGAAACACTGAGGGATTTCAATCTCTCTTCTCTCGAATTAACCCCCGAGAAACACATCACACCTGCTGCCGAATGGCTTCTTGACAACTTTTATCTCATCGAAGAGCAGATCCAGATGGCCAGGCGCCACCTGCCGCGAGGCTACAACCGTGGATTGCCGCGTCTTACTAAGGGACATTCCGAGGGCCTGCCGCGGGTTTACGACATCGTACTGGAATTTATTTCACATGTCGATGCCCAGATTGACGCTGAAACACTCGAGTCATTTATAGCCGCTTACCAGGAAATCGCACCACTTAAACTCGGCGAGTTGTGGGCCATTCCTATTATGCTGCGTCTGGGGCTTATCGAGAATCTTAAGCGAATAACAAACCGGTTAATGATAGCAAGAAAAGATAGTGAGCTTGCCAACATGTGGGTTGACCGTCTTCAGAATATGGAGCAGAAGAACCCGTCACATTTTGTTGTGGTGGTAGCAGATATGGCAAAAACCGATATCCCGCTCTCCAGCTCGTTCGTTGCCGAGTTCTGCAAGCGTCTCTCGCGGCACAGCCCGACCATGCTGCTCGCCCGTAACTGGCTTGAGCAGCGTCTCGGCGAACAGGGCTTATCTATTGAACAGCTTATACACCTTGATACCCAGAATCAGGCTGCTGACCAGGTTTCCGTCAGTCACAGTATCGCAAGTTTCCGTGCCCTGATTTCGATGGACTGGAAGCAGTTTGTTGAGGATTTGAGCAAAACAGAGCAGATTCTGCGGACAGATCCGGCAAATATTTACCATAAGATGGATTTTTCCACTCGTGACCGTTATCGCCATTCGGTTGAATTCTTCGCGAATCACACCCGTTTTTCGGAAATAGAGGTATCCCGGGCGGCTGTTAAACTCGCTGCACACAATGCCGAGCGAAAAGGCCCCGATGACCGGACCGCACATGTAGGTTATTATCTCATAGATAAAGGCCAGGCACTTCTTGGGCATAAGTTAAAACTGCGGTGGCCGCTTAGAACTCTTGTTCAGCGAACGATTAAACGCTTCCCCCTTACGTATTATGCCGGCGGGATTGGTCTGCTTACACTTCTGGGTTCAATCTGGTTTGCCCGGCAGGCGCAGGAGCTGGGAGTGCACCAGTGGGAGCTTGTTTTCTTCACGCTTACCTTTGTTCTTTGTGTAAGCCAGTTGGCGGTTTCCACAATAAACTGGCTCTCAACGATCATTCTGGAGCCGGCTACACTGCCGCGGCTTGACTATAAATCCGGTATCGAAGCGGACTGCCGCACAATGGTTGTCGTTCCGACGATGCTCACCAGTGCAGACGGTATTGATAAGCTGCTTGAAAACATGGAAATACATTACCTGGCTAACAGGGACGATAACCTTCATTTCGCGCTGCTGACAGACTTAAAAGACGCCCCAGAGGAAGTCATGCCCGATGACCAGTACCTGATCCAAATGGCAGAAGACGGGGTAAATACGCTCAACCGGAAATACCCCTGCAAAACAAAGAATCGTTTTTTCCTTTTTCATCGTCCCAGGCGGTGGAACCCCGGAGAAGGCGTATGGATGGGGTATGAACGTAAGCGGGGAAAACTTGAGGATTTAAACAATCTGCTTCGAGGCGGCCGCACAGATGGCTTCTCCGTTATAGCCGGCAATATTGATACCTTGCCAAAGATTAAATATGTCATCACCCTCGACACCGACACACAACTGCCGCGTGATGCCGCCAGGCTGTTGGTGGGCACAATGGCGCACCCATTGAACCTTCCGAGGTTCGACAGTGAAAAAGGCATCGTTACAGAGGGCTATGGAATCATGCAGCCGCGAGTTGGCGTCAGCCTGCCCACTGCCAGAACTTCCTGGTTCGTTCGGCTTAATGCCGTCGATGTAGGGATTGACCCGTACACGCTTGCGGTCTCTGATGTGTATCAGGATGTTTTTAATGACGCATCGTTTATTGGTAAAGGTATTTACGATGTGGACGCTTTTCAGCGGGCAATGGCAGGGCGTTTTCCGGAAAACATCATACTCAGCCATGACCTGCTCGAATCGTGCCACGCAAGGTGCGCTCTGGTTACAGATGTAGAGTTGTACGAAGAATTTCCGTCCCGTTTTAATGTAGATGCCGGACGAAGGCACAGGTGGATCCGGGGCGACTGGCAGATTGCCCGTTGGCTGCTGCCAAAAGTCAAGGGGGGAGGTTCTCAGAAAATTAAGAATCCTCTCTCAGGATTGTCTCAATGGAAAATTTTCGATAATCTTCGCCGAAGTCTTGTTCCTGTCGCATTTATGATATTGATGCTGGGACACTGGCTGATCATACCCGAAGTCAGCGGGCTGGGGCCTTTGCTGGTGATAGGTATAATCATCCTTCCCGGTTTATTGTCGGCTCTTGCGGATTTCTTGCGAAAACCCAAAGAACTGCCATGGACAATTCATGTGAGAACGGTTGCCGGTTCTTTTGTCCGCCAGTTATGCCAGGTCATTTTGATTTTGGTATTTTTGCCCTATGAGGCTCTGCTCAGCCTCGATGCAATCATAAGAACAATTTTTCGATTAACGGTAACGCACAAGAACCTTCTCCAATGGCAGGTATCCAGCGAATTAGAACGCAAGGATTCGCTGAGCTTAAGAGGCTTCTACGTAAGAATGTGGATTGAGCCGGTTATTGCTGCTGCTATGGGGTTGTTCCTGACCTTTATACAGCCGTCCTGGCTTTATACGGCTCTTCCGTTATTTCTGCTCTGGACAGCTGCTCCACTGATCGCGTGGTGGATAAGCCGGCCGATAAAGACTCACAAACCGGAGTTATCCGCCGAGCAGTTTATGTTCCTTCGCAAAATATCCCGACAAACATGGAGTTTCTTTGAGACGTTCGTCACAGAGAAGGAAAACTGGCTGCCGCCGGATAATTTTCAGGAAGTACCAAAACCGACAATCGCACACCGGACATCGCCCACAAATATGGGGCTGGCACTGCTTGCCAATCTTGCCGCGAGGGATTTTGGTTATGTCTCTATGGACAATATGATCCAGAGAACCCGAAATACTTTGAATACAATGACGCGGCTGAAACGTTACTGGGGGCATTTCTACAACTGGTATGATACAAAAACCCTCAGGCCGCTTCTGCCCAGGTATATTTCCAGCGTGGACAGCGGAAACCTCGCGGGACATCTCTTGACACTGGCTTCAGGGTTGAGACTGACGGCTGATGAGAATGTTTTTTCATCGGTTATAATCGAGGGGCTGCGGGATTCGGTTTTTATCCTGGTAGAGCTGGATCCTGACAATGATGACTTAAAGAAACTCGATGAGCGTTTATCTCAAACACCCTCAAGCCTTGCAGAAATATATGAACTGGTACAAACCGCAGAAAATATGGCAGATGGTATCAAGGCTTCAAATGATATCGATCAGGCACATCAGGAAGAATTTAATACATGGATTGAGACTCTCAGACAAAATTGCCGGATGCACTTAGACGAAATGCTCGTTCTGGCTCCGTGGCTTGATATGCCGTCAGATGTCTTGTGTATAGAAAAACCGCATATCCAAAATGGCTCTGATCACGAGCAGACCGACGGCCCCGCTTCTGATTCAGCCGTGAGCCGGCTTGTTCAGAATCTTGACCGGCTCAATCAGGGATTTTCTCTGCGTGATGCCGCCGGTTTCGGGCAGAATCTCTGCGCCTTGATTGATGATGCCCTCGGGGAAATACGGCAGGACCAGTCAAAACCCGGCCGCTGCCGCAATTCTCTGACCGAACTGGCTGCAAGTGTAAGAAAAACTGCCAAAGAGGCCGCTGAATATATGCAGATACTGGAAACTCTTGCACTGTCCGCTGATCAGCTCGGCATGATGGATTTTTCGTTTCTATTCGAGCCGTCCAAAGACCTCTTTGCAACCGGATTTGACGTTAACGAACTCAGGCGCGACACCAGTTACTACGATTTGCTGGCTTCTGAAGCGAGGCTGTGCAGTTATATCACAATCGCGATGGGGCAGGTGCCTCAGGAACACTGGTTCTCACTTGGCCGCGTCATGACCGCTTCCAGGGGCAGACCTATACTTGTTTCCTGGAGCGGGTCGATGTTCGAATATCTGATGCCCCTGCTTGTGATGCCCAACTATGAGGACACGCTGCTTGACAACACCTGCAAAGCTGCCGTTGAGCAGCATATAAAATACGGCAGGCTCAGAGGTGTGCCGTGGGGCATTTCAGAATCGGGCTATAATAGCAATGATGTTCATCTCAACTACCAGTACAGGGCTTTTGGTGTGCCGGGGCTTGGTCTCAAGAGAGGACTGGCTGAAGATCTGGTGATTGCTCCATACGCGACAGTAATGGCGCTGATGGTTGCCCCGCAGCAGGCGTGCCAGAATCTCCAGAGGCTTCAGGCCGAGGGGCGCTGCGGCTTATACGGTCTTTATGAAGCCGTTGATTACACACCGTCGCGTCTGCCTCCCGACGAGACCAGCGTTACGATTCGTTCATTCATGGCGCACCATCAGGGCATGAGTTTTCTTTCGCTTCTGAGCGTTCTCAGAGATGCCCCCATGCAGCGCCGTTTCATGGCGTCAGCTCTTCTTAAGGCAAACGATTTACTGCTCCAGGAACGCATACCAAAGACTGCTGTGAGTGTATTCGCCAAAGATTTGAGAAACGAAGAAACCCGCACCCTTTCCGTCAACGCAGAAGCGGCCATGCGAGTATTCAAAAATCCAAATCCGCCTATTCCAGAGGTGCACCTCTTATCCAACGGCAGGTACAATGTCGTTGTGAGCAGCGCGGGCGGCGGTTACAGCCGCTGGAACGATCTGGCTGTTACCCGCTGGAAAGAAGACTCAACACGCGACTGCTGGGGCACATTTGTCTATCTGCGTGACTTGGAATCCGGTGAATTCTGGTCAACAGCATATCAGCCGACTGTCTGCGAAGTAAAAAATTATGAAGCAATATTCATGCAGGCCAGGGCGGAATTCCGGCAGCATCTGCCGGGACTTGAAGTTCATACCGAATTGAGTGTTTCACCGGAGGATGACGTTGAGCTGCGGCGTATTACAATCACAAACAGGGCGCCGTCTCCCCGTGATATTGAGCTTACAAGCTATGCCGAAGTGGTTCTGGCACTGCCCGAAGACGATGCCGCCCACCCGGCTTTCAGCAACCTCTTCGTCCAGACAGAATTTGAGAAGGATTCCTCCGCCGTTCTCTGTACCCGAAGGGCCCGTTCTGAAGAAGAAACCCCTCCGTGGCTGCTTCACATGATGGTCGGCCATGGTGTTGATATGAGGGATATATGCTGTGAAACTGACCGGTCAAAATTTGTCGGCAGGGGCAGAAACCTTGCGTCACCGGCGGCTATGACGTCCAAAGGCCCCTTGTCAAACACATGCGGCTCAGTTCTGGATCCTATTGTTTCCTTAAGAGGCACCGTTACAGTTCCGCCCCATGGCAAGGTTACAGTGAGCGTCATTTCCGGCGTTACAGCCACCAGGCAGGAGGCGATTGGACATATACAAAAATATCAAAGCCCGCGTATGACTGACCGGGCATTTGATCTGGCGTGGACACACAGCCAGGTAACACTGCACCAGCTCAGCGCCACTGAAGCCGAGGCGCAGATATACGGCCGTCTGGCAAGTGCTCTGATCTATACAGACCCCGCACGGCGTGCCGCCGCTTCTATTTTGAGAAGAAACAGAAAAGGCCAGAGCGGGCTTTGGACCTATGGTATCTCGGGCGACTGCCCGATCGTTCTGCTGTTCATAAGCGACACGTCAAATACTGATATCATACGCCAGCTGATACAGGCCCACTCCTATTGGCGGATTAAAGGGCTGACTGTTGAATTGGTTATTATAAATCAAGACATTACAGATTACCGGCAGTCACTCAAAGAACAGATAACATCTCTGATTGCTTCAGGTACAGAATCGCATACAATCGATAAGCCCGGAGGGATTTTCGTACGTCAGCTGGAACATATCCCCAATGAGGATATGCTTCTTCTTCAGTCCGCGGCGAGGATTGTGCTCAGTGATGAAAAGGGGACCCTTGTTGAGCAGCTCAAACACAGAAGCGTTCTGGATTCGACCGTCCCGGAAATGATACCTACACGTCCCGCTGCGGTTGACTCTTCAGAACCTCTGCTTGAGCGAGAATTGATTTTCAACAACGGTTTTGGCGGCTTTACTCCCGACGGCAGCGAGTATGTCATCACTGTTAAGCCCGGCCGGATGACGCCGGCACCCTGGGTCAATGTTATCGCCGGCCCTGCTTTCGGCACTGTTGTATCTGAGAGCGGCTCTGCATACACGTGGGTTGAGAACTCGCATGAATTCCGTCTCACGACATGGAGCAACGACCCCGTCCAGGATACCGCCGGCGAGGCACTTTATATAAGAGACCAGCATACCGGCCAGTTCTGGTCACCTACGCCGCTGCCGGCAGGCGGCTCCACCCCATATGTTATCCGCCACGGCTTTGGATACACCGTTTTCGAACATACCGAAAACGGAATCGAATCCGAGCTCTGGATTTATGTGGCAATTGATGCGCCGGTAAAATTTTCTGTCTTAAAATTGCGGAACGTCTCTGATCGCCCAAGAAGGATTTCTGTTAACGGTTACTGGGAATGGGTCCTTGGCGATTTGAGAGAGAACAATCTGCTGCACGTTCAGACCGAAGTGGATTTGAAGACAGGGGCCTTGCTGGCTCGTAATTTCTACAACACGGAATTCCGCGAACGCATTGCGTTTGTTGATGTCCAGAATTCAACGCGAACAGTAACCGGCGACCGCAAAGAGTTTATCGGCCGAAACGGCAATCTTGCAAATCCGGCCTCACTTAAACGCGACAGGCTTTCAAACAAAACTGGTGCAGGCATGGATCCCTGCGGAGCGGTTCAGGTAGCTTTCGATTTGCCTGTGGGACAGGTAAAGGAAACCTGTTTTCGCCTCGGAGTCGGCCGCAGCAAGAGCGATGTACGTGAGCTGATCAATCGCTTCAGGCGCACGGGCTCATATGCAAATGCCCTTGATAATGTACGGGATTACTGGAGCCGAACACTGGGAGCTGTTAATGTAGATACTCCAGACCCTGCCGTAAACGTGCTGGCAAACGGATGGCTTATGTACCAGACAATCAGCAGCAGGATCTGGGGACGCACCGGATTTTATCAGTCCGGAGGCGCCTTTGGATTTCGTGACCAGCTGCAGGATGTCATGGCTGCTATTCACGCAGCGCCGGAACTTACACGCAGCCATCTTCTGCGTGCAGCGGCTCATCAATTCCGCAACGGTGATGTCCAGCATTGGTGGCACCCTCCGGCAGGGCGCGGCGTCCGCACACATTTTTCTGATGATTATCTCTGGCTGCCATACGCCACATGCAGGTACGTTGCCTGTGTTGCCGACACCGGAGTCCTGGACGAAAAGGTTCATTTCCTCGAAGGAAGGCTTCTAAATCCCAAAGAGGAGGCATATTACGATTTACCGAGCCGTTCAGACGATGCTGAGACGCTTTACAGCCACTGCGTCAGAGCAATTGAATACGGGCTCAAATTCGGTGAACACGGACTGCCGCTTATCGGCTGCGGAGACTGGAATGACGGAATGAACCTGGTTGGCCACCAGGGACGCGGCGAAAGCGTCTGGCTGGCATTCTTCCTCTACGATGTGCTGATTCAGTTTTCTCAACTGGCTCTTTCACGCCATGACAACAGCTTTGCCCATCGCTGCATCAGCCAGGCCGCCCAGCTCAAGGAAAACATTGAACGGCACGGCTGGGACGGGCAATGGTACCGCCGCGCATACTTCGACAACGGAAGCCCCCTCGGCTCACATTCGAACCCTGAGTGTCAGATTGATTCCATCCCGCAAAGCTGGTCAGTCATCAGCGGTTACGGCGAAACGCTGAGGTCAGAACAGGCGATGAAATCAGTGGAAAAACGTCTTGTGAAACGCGACACAAAAATCATACAGCTGTTTGATCCGCCTTTTGATAAATCTGATCTTAATCCAGGTTATATCAAGGGGTACATGCCTGGTGTCCGTGAGAACGGCGGGCAATACACCCACGCTGCGGTATGGTCCACCATGGCGTTTGCAATGCTGGGAAAGAACGAGCTGGCATGGGAACTGTTTAATATGATCAATCCCGTAAACCACGGCTCCACTCCGCAGTCCATTGCGACATACAAGGTTGAACCATACGTAGTAGCCGCGGATGTCTATGGCGTAGCGCCGCACGAGGGCAGGGGCGGCTGGACATGGTACACAGGTTCAGCGGGCTGGATGTACAGGCTTATCGTAGAAACACTGCTGGGGCTTAATCTTGAGGTTGACAAATTGCGGCTGGAACCGCGTATGCCGAAAACCTGGGACTCGTTTAAGATCCATTACAGGTACCGCCAGACTGTTTATCATATCGAGATTGCCCGAATCCCGCAGGGCTCGGCAGATACTGATAAGCTCTCAGTTGACGGGATTGAAATGCCTGATATGGTAATACCCCTTAAGGACGACCGAGTTGATCACCACGTCAGTATGAAAATTCGTTCGTCAGAATAA